AGTTTGTGAAGAGTGCTAAAGGGAGATTAGGTGGAAAAGAAAAAGATTATAAGTCTCTTGTAAGAAAAATCCCCCAGATGATAATGTCCGGTGGGCTTGGTCAGAGTATTGCCTTTTTATATTCAAAAAAGAGTGGAAATGAAGTGCATAAGTTATTGTATGAGCAATTTGAGGATTATTTCAAAAGTAACATCGTGGCAATAAGACTTGATCAAAGCAACA
The genomic region above belongs to Spirochaetota bacterium and contains:
- the cmr5 gene encoding type III-B CRISPR module-associated protein Cmr5; amino-acid sequence: MSEQSLFSKIERGIAEKAYEFVKSAKGRLGGKEKDYKSLVRKIPQMIMSGGLGQSIAFLYSKKSGNEVHKLLYEQFEDYFKSNIVAIRLDQSNIELIQWIISLDSYGYSIATWELLSLVKWLKRFAEGMIEG